The Thermovirga sp. genomic interval GTGCATCGCCGTCGGGAAGGTGTCATTCGAGCTCTGGGATTTGTTCACATGATTGTTGGGGTGAACCTTGGCCTCCTCTTCGCCGAGTATCTGGTTGGCCCTGTTGGCTATGACCTCGTTAAGGTTCATGTTGCTCTGGGTGCCGCTGCCCGTCTGCCATACCGCGAGGCCAAAGTTGCCCTCGTGCTTGCCCTCGAGGATCTCGTCGCACGCTGCGGATATGGCCTCCGCCCTCGTGTCGTCAAGGACACCCAGTTTGTTGTTGGCCATGGCGGAGGCCTTTTTGAGGATCGCGAAGGCTCTTACGATTTCCACCGGCATTTTCTCGAGGCCGATCTTGAAGTTGTCAATGCTCCGCTGGCTCTGCGCGCCGTAGAGTTTGTCGGCGGGGACGCGGACTTCCCCCATGCTGTCCTTTTCTATCCTGTACTCCATGCCATCCTCCCTGCCCGGACCCGCGGCGAGGGCCCGCTCGGTCGTCCAGATCATTTTACTTTTAATCGCTTTCCGCGGCGGGGCCAGCCCGGTACCTAATCGTACAGTTCCTTGTTGCGGGTGTCGACGCTCTTGCCGTAGCTGTTCATTCCCACCACTAGGGGACCGAATTTTCTGGTCTTCAAGATCCAGAAAACCTCCGGTACCCTCTGTTTCAGAAAGTATACTCCGTCGATCCGCTCTATGCCTTCCGCCCGGCCTCCCTTGCCTATGATACCCCTCACACCCCCCTGTGCGCCGTCCAGCAGTGAAAGGTTATCGCCGCCGGCGCTATCGCCGTGGGCGGCGGCGTAAAGGGTCAAAGCTACAGAGAGCGTAACAAGACCTGTGGCGAGGTTCGTGACCATGAGGGCTTCGAAAAAGATGGGTCTAATCTCAACGGCGTGCACCAACGGTAGGAGCAGGGACGCATCCTGGAGGAGGTTGAATACCAGAAGACAGGAAGGCCTCTCAAGCGTTATTCCCTCATCTGAAGATCAGGCGTCGAGGATCGTGCCGGCTGCCGCCCAGGCGACGTCCCGTGCCTTCGCGGAGAGGGCGCAAAGGGCCTTGAGACCCGTGCAGTGGCAGGGCCGCCATTTTTCCACGTTGAACCTGGTCACCAGTTCCGAGGTGATGCGGTCTATGAATTCATCGGCCTGGTCCCCCAGGTGCATGCCCCCCAGGACCATGTGAAAATCCCTCGTCTCGAAATGGCTGGATACTTCTTCAAGAATGTTGACCACGCCGGCATGGGCACAGCCGAGGATGACGCTCAAGCCCCCTTCGCCCTTCACGGCCATCGATATATCGTCGGGGAAGGGATCCGGCTTCCACCCATCGCCGTCAGGGACGACCAACCTGGAGGGCGGATTAACAAACCTTGGATCACGGTGCTCCAGGGGGACCTCGACAGCCCAGAGGCTGTCGGTGACAGGCGTCAGGCCCTGGACGGGTCTTAAATCCACGCCACTCCTATTGATATAGCACCCGGTGAACCTGGCGAAACCATCTTCCATGCGGTTATGAGCGCTCTCTATCTCGGGATGGGCCCAGACCGGGACATTCCGTGAACGAAGCAGCAATTTCTGGAGCCCCCCGGTATGGTCGAAATGCCCGTGGCTCAGAACGACGTGATCGATATCGCCGGGAGAGACCCCCAGGGTTTGCATGTTGGCAAAAAGAGCGTCCCCACCCTGCCCCGTATCCATGAGGACCGAGGTTAGTCCGTCGCTGGCCAGAAGGGCGAGTCCGTGTTCGGCGAGCATTTTCCATGACCCGGCAAAGTTCTCAATAAGCACGGTGATCTTCATGTCGACACCCCGATCGTTTTTATTTCCCTTTTGTAAGTCCTGAATCCCGGCTTTTTTAAGCATAGACCCAAGTTCCTTTCATGTCATCTCTCTCGCCGGTCTATCACGCTTCCCCGTTGTCGGGGATCGGAGCAGGAGAACAAAAAAATCGCCCCCAAAAGGGGGCGACCAATTCTCTGCGAGCTCTACTTGTTGTCCCTGGGCTTCCAGAACTTCCATACATTGGCGACCAGGTCCGGACCGGGTTTGAGGGTGGTCTTCCCGGGCTGCCACCCCGAAGGTGTGACCTCCTTGCCCTTGGTGGCTCGGACGAGTTGGAAGGCCTTGATCTGGCGAATGGTCTCCTCCACGTTCCTTCCCACGGGCGGTGTCAGGACCTCCATGCCTTGGATCACGCCATCGGGATCGATGATAAAACGGCCCCTGACATCGACTCCCGCCTGGTCGTCATAGACGCCATAAATCTTTCCAAGGTTGCCTCCCGCGTCGGAGATCATCGGGAAGGGTACTCCGCCTTCTACCATCTTCGAGAGTTCGTTATCGTTCCAGACCTTGTGGACGAACTGGCTGTCCACGCTGACGGAGTAGACATCCACTCCGAGTTCCTGGAACACGGGGTATTTGTCGGCGACCGCCGACACTTCCGTTGCTCAGACGAAGGTGAAATCACCAGGATAGAAGCAGAGCACAACCCACTTTCCAAGCGAATCGGACAGCTTCACGCTGCCAAACTTACCCTTGTGATAGACGGGGGCCTCGAAATCCGGCGCCTTTCTTCCTACCATGATCGTCATTCCCGGGACCTCCTTTTTAACTGGTTCCGCTTTCTCTTCCAGAGCCGGTTCCGGCTCTCCGACAAGGGCTCCTGTCGGACGGGCACAGCCGATCTCTTTCTCCTCCAAGAAACACACCTCCCGATGGTAGATTCTCAACCTGAAATAATTTCGTAAATCATTTCCGGGTAACATGATAGCATATTCTTGATCTTTGGAGTGAGAGAAGGTATCACGCAGGACAAAGTTGAGAAACCTTGCACAAAGTCAGATTTCGCAAAGAAAACGAAGGTGAATGATAACGGCAATAGAATCGGGAAAACACCGGGCCGAAGACCTCGACAGGAAGGACGGCCTGGCTTCTTTCCGCGAGGAGCCTTTCTTTATCCACGGTGTCATGGACAGGGACGGCAAGGCCGATCAGGATCGTGTTGAAACTCTTTTATGGCCGGCTTGGGCGTTAATTCCTTGACATGCCCCTTATTTCAATTTTATCCTCCAAGATATACAGCCTGTATTTCCTGGCTCTCG includes:
- a CDS encoding peroxiredoxin — encoded protein: MLPGNDLRNYFRLRIYHREVCFLEEKEIGCARPTGALVGEPEPALEEKAEPVKKEVPGMTIMVGRKAPDFEAPVYHKGKFGSVKLSDSLGKWVVLCFYPGDFTFVUATEVSAVADKYPVFQELGVDVYSVSVDSQFVHKVWNDNELSKMVEGGVPFPMISDAGGNLGKIYGVYDDQAGVDVRGRFIIDPDGVIQGMEVLTPPVGRNVEETIRQIKAFQLVRATKGKEVTPSGWQPGKTTLKPGPDLVANVWKFWKPRDNK
- a CDS encoding MBL fold metallo-hydrolase; protein product: MKITVLIENFAGSWKMLAEHGLALLASDGLTSVLMDTGQGGDALFANMQTLGVSPGDIDHVVLSHGHFDHTGGLQKLLLRSRNVPVWAHPEIESAHNRMEDGFARFTGCYINRSGVDLRPVQGLTPVTDSLWAVEVPLEHRDPRFVNPPSRLVVPDGDGWKPDPFPDDISMAVKGEGGLSVILGCAHAGVVNILEEVSSHFETRDFHMVLGGMHLGDQADEFIDRITSELVTRFNVEKWRPCHCTGLKALCALSAKARDVAWAAAGTILDA